The Glycine soja cultivar W05 chromosome 3, ASM419377v2, whole genome shotgun sequence genome window below encodes:
- the LOC114406987 gene encoding CLIP-associated protein-like, translating to MEEALELSRAKDTKERMAGVERLHQLLEVSRKSLSSSEVTSLVDTCMDLLKDNNFRVSQGALQALASAAVLAGEHFKLHFNALLPAVVDRLGDAKQPVRDAARRLLLTLMEVSSPTIIVERAGSFAWAHKSWRVREEFTRTVAAAINLFAATELPLQRAILPPVLHLLNDPNPAVREAAILCIEEMYTQAGPQFRDELHRHNLPSSLVKDINARLEGIQPKVRSSDGPGGYITGEIKHASVNPKKSSPKAKSSSRENSLFGGEGDITEKPVDPVKVYSDKELIREFEKIASTLVPEKDWSIRTAALQRVEGLVLGGAVDYPCFRGLLKQLVGPLSTQLSDRRSTIVKQACHLLCFLSKELLGDFEACAEMFIPVLFKLVVITVLVIAESADNCIKTMLRNCKVARVLPRIADCAKNDRNAVLRARCCEYAYLVLEHWPDAPEIHRSADLYEDLIKCCVSDAMSEVRSTARMCYRMFAKTWPERSRRLFSSFDPAIQRLINEEDGGIHRRHASPSIRDRGAPTSLSSQASAPSNLPGYGTSAIVAMDKSSSISSGTSISSGILLSQAKSLGKGTERSLESMLHASKQKVSAIESMLRGLDLSDKHNSSSLRSTSLDLGVDPPSSRDPPFPAAVPASNHLTSSLTTESTTSGINKGSNRNGGLGLSDIITQIQASKDSAKLSYRSNVGIEPLSSYSSKRASERQERSSLDDNHDMRETRRYMNPNTDRQYLDAPYRDGNFRESHNSYVPNFQRPLLRKNVAGRMSAGRRSFDDNQLSLGEMSNFADGPASLHEALSEGLSSGSDWSARVAAFNYLHSLLQQGPKGTLEVVQNFEKVMKLFFQHLDDPHHKVAQAALSTLADIVPACRKPFEGYMERILPHVFSRLIDPKELVRQPCSTTLEVVSKTYSIDSLLPALLRSLDEQRSPKAKLAVIEFAINSFNKHAMNPEGAANIGILKLWLAKLTPLVHDKNTKLKEAAITCIISVYSHFDSTAVLNFILSLSVEEQNSLRRALKQYTPRIEVDLINYLQNKKEKQRSKSSYDPSDVVGTSSEDGYVGYSRKAHYLGRYSAGSLDSDGGRKWSSQDSTLIKASLGQASSGETREHLYHNFETDPNSGSLGSKTKDLAYAVNPMGQNFGSQTSQHGHMDSSVSLEGLSTPRLDVNGLMSSEHLNGAEGYVNDKEHPSELELNHHSAEDVKINTMTHTGPSIPQILHMICSGGDGSPISSKRTALQQLVEASITNDHSVWTKYFNQILTVVLEVLDDSDSSVKELALSLIVEMLKNQKGAMENSVEIVIEKLLHVTKDIIPKVSNEAEHCLTIVLSQYDPFRCLSVIVPLLVTEDEKTLVICINCLTKLVGRLSQEELMAQLPSFLPALFEAFGNQSADVRKTVVFCLVDIYIMLGRAFLPYLQGLNSTQLKLVTIYANRISQARTGKAIDAVQD from the exons atggAGGAAGCTCTGGAACTGTCACGCGCCAAGGACACGAAGGAGAGGATGGCGGGCGTAGAGCGGCTGCATCAACTTCTAGAAGTTTCCAGAAAGAGCCTCTCCTCTTCCGAAGTCACCTCGCTCGTCGACACATGTATGGATCTCCTCAAGGACAACAACTTCCGCGTCTCCCAGGGCGCTCTCCAGGCCCTCGCCTCCGCCGCCGTCCTCGCCGGTGAACACTTCAAGCTCCACTTCAACGCCCTCCTCCCCGCCGTCGTCGACCGCCTCGGCGACGCCAAGCAGCCCGTCCGCGACGCCGCCCGTCGGCTCCTGCTCACTCTCATGGAG GTTTCTTCTCCTACAATAATTGTTGAAAGAGCAGGGTCCTTTGCTTGGGCACATAAAAGCTGGAGAGTCAGAGAGGAGTTTACACGAACTGTCGCAGCTGCAATTAATCTATTTGCAGCTACTGAGCTTCCACTTCAACGAGCTATCCTCCCCCCT GTTTTGCATTTGCTTAATGATCCAAATCCTGCTGTTAGGGAAGCAGCTATTTTGTGCATTGAG GAGATGTATACACAAGCTGGACCTCAATTTCGTGACGAACTTCACCGCCACAATCTTCCTTCATCTTTG GTGAAAGATATTAATGCCAGGCTCGAGGGAATTCAACCAAAAGTTCGCTCTTCGGATGGTCCAGGTGGATATATTACTGGGGAAATTAAACATGCAAGTGTTAATCCCAAGAAAAGTAGTCCAAAGGCTAAAAGTTCCTCAAGGGAGAACTCTCTTTTTGGAG GAGAAGGTGACATCACTGAGAAACCCGTAGACCCTGTCAAGGTATATTCAGATAAGGAGTTAATCAGGGAATTTGAGAAGATTGCATCTACCCTTGTGCCTGAAAAAGACTGGTCAATTCGAACTGCTGCTCTGCAGAGAGTTGAAGGTCTTGTTCTTGGAG GTGCTGTGGATTATCCATGTTTTCGTGGGCTCCTGAAGCAACTTGTTGGACCTTTAAGCACACAATTGTCAGACCGAAGATCTACCATTGTGAAGCAG GCTTGCCATCTATTGTGCTTTTTGTCAAAGGAACTCTTGGGTGATTTTGAGGCATGTGCTGAAATGTTTATACCA GTCCTTTTCAAGCTGGTTGTGATTACTGTGCTTGTAATTGCAGAGTCTGCAGATAACTGCATTAAAACG ATGCTGCGCAACTGCAAAGTTGCTCGTGTGCTTCCCCGTATAGCCGATTGTGCAAAAAATGATCGCAATGCAGTACTTCGTGCAAG GTGTTGTGAATATGCTTATTTGGTCCTAGAACATTGGCCTGATGCACCTGAAATACATCGATCAGCTGATTTATATGAGGATCTGATAAAGTGTTGTGTTTCAGACGCAATGAGTGAG GTACGGTCTACTGCAAGGATGTGCTACAGAATGTTTGCAAAAACTTGGCCAGAGCGTTCTCGTCGCCTATTTTCATCCTTTGACCCTGCGATTCAACGG TTAATAAATGAAGAGGATGGAGGAATACATCGACGACATGCTTCACCTTCCATTCGAGATAGAGGTGCACCGACGTCATTATCTAGCCAGGCCTCTGCTCCCTCTAATCTACCTGGTTATGGAACTTCTGCTATTGTTGCTATGGATAAAAGTTCAAGTATATCATCAGGGACATCTATCTCATCTGGCATACTTCTTTCACAAGCTAAGTCACTTGGTAAGGGTACAGAACGTAGTTTGGAAAGCATGTTACATGCAAGCAAACAGAAGGTTTCTGCTATTGAAAGCATGCTTAGAGGCTTGGATTTGTCTGATAAGCATAATTCATCTTCTCTCCGGTCAACAAGTTTGGATCTAG GAGTTGACCCTCCATCATCTCGTGATCCACCTTTCCCTGCAGCTGTCCCCGCATCTAATCATCTGACAAGCTCTTTAACAACAGAATCAACTACTTCCGGCATCAATAAAGGTAGTAACCGAAATGGTGGTCTCGGTTTGTCTGACATAATCACTCAGATTCAAGCTTCGAAAGATTCTGCCAAGTTATCCTATCGTAGTAATGTTGGTATTGAGCCTTTATCATCATATTCGAGTAAAAGGGCATCTGAAAGACAAGAAAGAAGTTCTCTCGATGATAACCATGATATGAGGGAGACTAGGCGATATATGAACCCCAACACTGATAGACAGTATTTGGATGCCCCTTATAGAGATGGAAACTTTAGGGAATCTCATAATAGTTATGTGCCTAATTTCCAGAGACCACTATTGAGAAAGAATGTGGCTGGACGCATGTCTGCTGGCAggaggagttttgatgataatcaGCTATCTCTTGGAGAGATGTCGAATTTTGCAGATGGACCAGCATCTCTTCATGAAGCTTTGAGTGAAGGACTTAGTTCAGGTTCCGATTGGTCTGCTAGGGTTGCTGCCTTTAATtatcttcattctttgttgcaGCAAGGTCCGAAGGGAACTCTAGAAGTTGTTCAGAATTTTGAGAAGGTAATGAAGTTGTTTTTCCAGCACTTGGATGATCCCCATCATAAAGTTGCACAGGCTGCTCTTTCAACACTTGCAGATATTGTTCCAGCATGCCGAAAGCCTTTTGAGGGTTATATGGAAAGAATATTACCCCATGTGTTTTCTCGGTTAATTGACCCTAAAGAACTTGTCAGGCAGCCGTGTTCAACAACTCTGGAAGTGGTCAGCAAAACTTACAGTATAGATTCTCTCTTACCTGCATTATTACGCTCACTAGATGAACAAAGGTCTCCAAAGGCTAAATTGGCTGTTATTGAATTTGCTATCAATTCCTTTAACAAACATGCTATGAACCCAGAAGGTGCTGCTAATATTGGCATCCTAAAATTATGGCTTGCTAAGTTAACCCCTTTGGTTCATGACAAAAATACAAAGCTTAAAGAAGCAGCTATTACATGCATTATATCAGTGTACTCTCACTTTGATTCAACTGCTGTTCTTAATTTCATTCTGAGTTTGTCAGTTGAAGAACAAAATTCCTTGAGACGAGCATTGAAACAATACACCCCTCGCATTGAAGTAGACCTAATAAACTATCTGCAGAACAAGAAAGAGAAACAACGTTCTAAGTCTTCCTATGATCCATCTGATGTTGTGGGAACATCCTCTGAAGATGGATATGTTGGTTACTCTAGGAAAGCTCATTACCTTGGTAGGTATTCTGCTGGTTCACTTGATAGTGATGGTGGCAGGAAATGGAGTTCCCAAGATTCAACACTGATAAAAGCCAGTCTTGGTCAAGCATCTTCTGGTGAAACTCGGGAACATCTGTATCATAATTTTGAGACTGATCCTAATAGTGGCAGCCTTGGTTCAAAAACTAAGGATCTTGCTTATGCCGTCAATCCAATGGGTCAAAACTTTGGCTCTCAAACTAGCCAACATGGACACATGGACAGTAGCGTGAGCTTAGAGGGTCTTTCAACTCCTCGTCTAGATGTAAACGGTTTGATGTCATCAGAGCATTTAAATGGTGCTGAAGGCTATGTAAATGACAAAGAGCATCCTTCTGAATTGGAACTTAATCATCACTCAGCTGAAGATGTAAAAATTAACACCATGACACACACAGGACCCAGcattcctcaaattcttcatatG ATATGCAGTGGGGGTGATGGAAGCCCTATTTCAAGTAAACGGACTGCTCTTCAACAATTGGTTGAAGCTTCTATAACAAATGATCATTCTGTTTGGACCAAG TACTTCAATCAGATTTTGACAGTTGTGCTTGAGGTGCTGGATGATTCAGATTCCTCAGTCAAAGAGCTTGCTCTTTCACTGATAGTTGAAATGCTTAAAAACCAG AAAGGTGCCATGGAGAACTCTGTTGAGATTGTAATTGAGAAGCTGCTTCATGTTACAAAAGATATCATTCCTAAG GTCTCGAATGAAGCAGAGCACTGCCTGACCATTGTTCTATCTCAGTATGATCCATTCAGATGTTTAAGT GTCATTGTCCCTCTGCTGGTTACCGAGGATGAGAAAACACTCGTTATTTGCATAAATTGCTTAACAAAG CTTGTGGGGCGGCTTTCTCAGGAAGAACTAATGGCTCAGTTACCCTCGTTTCTGCCTGCCCTTTTCGAAGCTTTTGGTAACCAGAGTGCAGATGTTCGGAAG ACCGTTGTTTTCTGTCTCGTGGATATTTATATCATGCTTGGGAGAGCATTCTTGCCATATTTGCAAGGGCTTAACAGCACACAGTTGAAGTTGGTCACCATTTATGCAAATCGAATCTCACAAGCCAGGACAGGCAAAGCGATTGATGCCGTTCAAGACTAG
- the LOC114405535 gene encoding two-component response regulator 24-like, whose translation MAHQNLGTKLTALVVDDNKINRKIHQKLLESVGMKNQGVENGQEAVDIHCHGQRFDLILMDMDMPIMNGIEATKELRSMGIGSMIVGVSSRCTEAEIRKFMEAGLNDYHEKPLNNSKLSSLLDKINPSFTRN comes from the exons atggcacatcaaaacttGGGCACCAAATTAACAGCACTTGTAGTAGATGACAATAAAATCAACCGAAAGATTCATCAAAAGCTGTTGGAGAGTGTTGGAATGAAAAATCAAGGAGTGGAAAATGGCCAAGAAGCAGTGGACATTCATTGCCATGGACAAAGATTTGACCTGATTCTCATGGACATGGATATGCCCATCATGAATGGCATTGAG gCAACAAAGGAACTTCGCTCAATGGGCATTGGTAGCATGATTGTTGGTGTATCATCACGCTGTACGGAAGCAGAAATACGAAAATTTATGGAAGCGGGACTGAATGACTACCATGAGAAACCCTTGAACAATTCTAAGCTTAGTTCACTTCTTGATAAGATCAACCCCAGTTTTACTCGTAATTAG